One window of Bacteroides sp. AN502(2024) genomic DNA carries:
- a CDS encoding phage virion morphogenesis protein, with product MNDDVRKIIRRILKDIRVEMGDEFDRNFERQAFFSEAWARHKSPTRPGGSILIDTGNLRKSIGSRTTEDSIIFYTTLPYAAIHNEGGEIKVTKKMKRYFWHKYYEATGSFGRRKDGTLRKDKHTVQLTTEAEFWKFMALKKEGSTIKIPRRQFLGTSPEVEQAVREIIEENITEYFNVEFDIKRK from the coding sequence ATGAATGACGACGTGCGGAAAATCATCCGGAGGATACTGAAGGACATCAGGGTGGAGATGGGCGATGAGTTCGACCGGAACTTCGAGCGGCAGGCGTTTTTCAGCGAGGCGTGGGCGCGGCATAAAAGTCCGACCCGTCCGGGTGGTTCCATCCTGATAGATACTGGTAACCTTCGCAAGAGCATCGGCAGCCGGACAACGGAGGACAGCATCATCTTTTACACCACCTTGCCCTACGCCGCCATTCATAACGAGGGCGGTGAAATCAAGGTGACGAAGAAGATGAAGCGGTACTTCTGGCACAAGTACTACGAAGCTACCGGCTCTTTCGGGCGCAGGAAGGACGGGACGTTGCGCAAGGACAAGCACACCGTGCAGCTGACCACTGAGGCGGAGTTTTGGAAGTTCATGGCATTGAAGAAGGAAGGCAGTACGATAAAGATCCCCCGGCGGCAGTTCCTTGGCACATCTCCCGAAGTGGAGCAGGCGGTCAGGGAAATCATCGAGGAGAACATAACGGAATATTTTAATGTGGAATTTGACATCAAACGAAAATGA
- a CDS encoding host-nuclease inhibitor Gam family protein produces MAKREKKVIITGVTREAADEAFAVYAKADAQSAKITADIELQCAKVREKYANKLAELEGEKEKAFDTLQAYATENQTELFTKKKSLEMAHGVIGFRTGTPKLKTLKGFTWASALQLVKEFLPGYIRQTEEIAKDKLLADRDTEDMVPQMAKCGIQVSQDETFYVEPKKEDAA; encoded by the coding sequence ATGGCAAAAAGAGAAAAGAAAGTTATCATCACCGGCGTGACCAGAGAGGCCGCCGATGAAGCGTTTGCAGTTTACGCTAAAGCAGACGCGCAGAGTGCGAAAATCACGGCGGACATTGAGCTGCAGTGCGCGAAGGTTCGCGAGAAGTATGCCAACAAACTGGCCGAATTAGAGGGCGAGAAGGAAAAAGCCTTTGATACCCTGCAGGCATACGCCACAGAGAACCAGACGGAGCTGTTCACCAAGAAGAAGAGCCTTGAGATGGCGCATGGTGTCATAGGTTTCCGTACCGGCACTCCGAAGCTGAAAACCCTGAAAGGTTTCACATGGGCAAGTGCGTTGCAGTTGGTGAAGGAATTCTTGCCCGGCTATATCCGCCAGACGGAGGAGATAGCCAAGGACAAGCTGCTTGCCGACCGCGACACCGAAGATATGGTTCCGCAGATGGCCAAGTGCGGCATCCAAGTATCGCAGGACGAAACCTTCTATGTCGAACCGAAAAAGGAGGATGCGGCATGA
- a CDS encoding molecular chaperone DnaJ: MKRNVTKSPKIALCRACHGTGSVQKEVETISRFFGRRKTETAVETCPQCGGSGRVTVSANIELDIRPYNPKVQEE, encoded by the coding sequence ATGAAGCGGAACGTGACAAAGTCCCCGAAGATAGCCCTGTGCCGTGCCTGTCACGGCACAGGCTCCGTGCAAAAGGAGGTGGAGACCATCTCCCGGTTCTTCGGCAGGAGGAAGACGGAAACGGCGGTGGAAACCTGCCCGCAGTGCGGTGGCAGCGGACGGGTGACGGTGAGCGCGAACATAGAGCTGGACATCCGGCCCTACAACCCCAAGGTACAGGAGGAATAA
- a CDS encoding DUF4406 domain-containing protein: MGKDKVYISGAIAHYDLEERRNAFLNAERYLSIKGFEPVNPFKNGLPDDAHWREHMRADIALLLDCQYIYMLRDWELSKGAKLELDVASSCGIKVLFE, from the coding sequence ATGGGAAAGGACAAGGTTTACATCAGCGGGGCGATAGCCCACTATGATTTGGAGGAGCGCAGGAATGCGTTTCTGAACGCGGAGCGATACTTAAGCATAAAGGGGTTCGAGCCGGTCAACCCGTTCAAGAACGGATTGCCGGACGACGCGCACTGGAGAGAGCACATGAGGGCGGATATCGCCTTGCTGCTGGATTGCCAGTATATCTATATGCTGCGAGACTGGGAATTGAGCAAGGGTGCGAAGCTGGAGCTTGACGTGGCCAGTTCATGCGGCATCAAAGTGTTGTTCGAATAA
- a CDS encoding thymidylate synthase yields MNKYYQILGRVLASGKTQANRKGNIRYLLNERLTLTPADLLDIFEGHPIARKKLKDELQLFMQGERNVERYREAGINWWDYCGSILVNSYPTYLEKLPPLIERINREKRSSKNYVLFLGSTDAESNQAPCLSLVQFQIEQGELVMTAYQRSSDANLGLPADIYHLYLMARQIELPLKSITLNLGNVHIYENNISRTEQLLAGNGNIKFELNV; encoded by the coding sequence ATGAATAAATACTATCAAATCTTAGGCAGGGTGCTCGCATCAGGAAAGACGCAAGCAAACAGGAAAGGGAACATCCGCTACCTCCTGAACGAACGACTCACGCTCACCCCTGCCGACCTCCTCGACATCTTCGAGGGACATCCCATAGCGCGAAAAAAACTCAAAGACGAGCTGCAGCTCTTCATGCAAGGCGAGCGCAACGTGGAGAGATACCGCGAGGCGGGCATCAACTGGTGGGACTACTGCGGTTCCATACTCGTGAACAGTTATCCGACATACCTTGAAAAACTCCCGCCGCTTATCGAACGGATCAACAGGGAAAAACGGAGCAGCAAGAACTACGTGCTGTTCCTTGGCTCGACAGATGCGGAGAGCAATCAGGCGCCGTGCCTGAGCCTCGTGCAGTTCCAGATCGAGCAAGGGGAACTGGTGATGACGGCTTACCAGCGGAGCAGCGATGCCAACCTCGGACTGCCTGCCGACATCTACCATCTCTACCTCATGGCCAGACAGATTGAGCTGCCACTGAAGTCCATCACGCTCAACCTCGGTAACGTGCATATCTACGAGAACAACATCAGCCGGACGGAGCAGCTGCTTGCCGGGAACGGGAACATCAAATTTGAACTGAACGTATGA
- a CDS encoding DNA adenine methylase gives MSRKMYMSAPLPFVGQKRMFAKEFIKVLEQFPKNTVFVDLFGGSGLLSHIAKCQKPDATVVYNDFDNYRRRLAHIPQTNDLIADIRNMVGDAVPRHKPIIGELRERIFRRIEQEERTVGYVDFITLSSSLMFSMKYKLCVTEMRKEALYNNIRKADYPECTDYLDGLEIVSCDYKEIFEKYKDTPGVVFLVDPPYLSTDVGTYNMYWRMSDYLDVLNVLAGHSFVYFTSNKSSILELCEWIGKNRNIGNPFEKCIRVEFNAHMNYNASYTDMMLYKKEAV, from the coding sequence ATGAGCAGAAAGATGTATATGTCCGCACCGCTTCCTTTCGTGGGGCAGAAACGAATGTTCGCCAAGGAGTTTATAAAGGTGTTGGAGCAGTTCCCGAAAAACACGGTGTTCGTGGACCTGTTCGGCGGTTCAGGCCTGCTATCGCACATTGCAAAATGCCAAAAGCCAGACGCTACCGTGGTGTACAACGATTTCGACAACTACCGCCGCAGGTTGGCACATATACCACAGACAAACGACCTTATCGCCGACATCCGCAACATGGTGGGAGATGCTGTACCGCGACACAAGCCAATTATCGGGGAACTTCGGGAGCGTATCTTCAGACGCATCGAACAGGAGGAACGGACGGTCGGATACGTTGATTTTATCACGCTCTCCTCATCGCTCATGTTCTCCATGAAGTACAAACTGTGCGTCACGGAGATGCGAAAGGAAGCCCTCTACAATAATATCAGGAAAGCGGACTACCCGGAATGCACAGATTATCTGGACGGGCTGGAAATCGTGTCGTGCGACTACAAGGAGATATTCGAGAAGTACAAGGATACGCCGGGCGTGGTATTCCTCGTCGACCCGCCATACCTGTCCACTGATGTAGGGACTTACAATATGTATTGGCGTATGTCGGATTATCTCGACGTGCTGAACGTGCTTGCCGGACACTCTTTCGTCTATTTCACCTCGAACAAGTCATCCATCCTCGAGCTGTGTGAATGGATAGGCAAAAACCGGAACATCGGAAACCCCTTCGAGAAATGCATACGTGTGGAATTCAACGCGCACATGAACTACAACGCGTCATACACAGACATGATGCTTTACAAGAAAGAGGCTGTCTGA